In a single window of the Oryctolagus cuniculus chromosome 2, mOryCun1.1, whole genome shotgun sequence genome:
- the SLC5A7 gene encoding high affinity choline transporter 1, which produces MAFHVEGLIAIIVFYLLILLVGIWAAWRTKNSGSAEERSEAIIVGGRDIGLLVGGFTMTATWVGGGYINGTAEAVYVPDYGLAWAQAPIGYSLSLILGGLFFAKPMRSKGYVTMLDPFQQIYGKRMGGLLFIPALMGEMFWAAAIFSALGATISVIIDVDVHASVIVSALIATLYTLVGGLYSVAYTDVVQLFCIFVGLWISVPFALSHPAVSDIGFTAVHTKYQAPWLGTIEPFEVYSWLDSFLLLMLGGIPWQAYFQRVLSSSSATYAQVLSFLAAFGCLVMALPAVLIGAIGASTDWNQTAYGFPDPQSKNEADMILPIVLQYLCPVYISFFGLGAVSAAVMSSADSSILSASSMFARNIYQLSFRQNASDKEIVWVMRITVFVFGASATAMALLTKTVYGLWYLSSDLVYIIIFPQLLCVLFIKGTNTYGAVAGYVSGLFLRVTGGEPYLYLQPLILYPGYYADKNGIYNQRFPFKTLAMVSSFLANIGISYLAKYLFESGTLPPKLDLFDAVVARHSEENMDKTILVKNENIKLNELAPVKPRQSLTLSSTFTNKEALLDVDSSPEGSGTEDNLQ; this is translated from the exons ATGGCTTTCCACGTGGAGGGATTGATAGCTATCATCGTGTTCTACCTGCTGATCCTGCTGGTTGGAATATGGGCCGCGTGGAGAACCAAGAACAGCGGCAGCGCCGAGGAGCGCAGTGAAGCCATCATTGTCGGTGGCCGAGACATTGGCTTGTTGGTTGGCGGATTCACCATGACAG cCACCTGGGTAGGCGGAGGGTACATCAATGGGACAGCGGAAGCAGTTTATGTTCCAGATTATGGTCTAGCCTGGGCTCAGGCACCAATTGGATATTCTCTTAGTCTGATTCTAG GTGGTCTGTTCTTTGCAAAACCTATGCGTTCTAAAGGATATGTGACCATGTTGGACCCATTTCAGCAGATCTATGGAAAACGCATGGGTGGACTCCTGTTTATCCCTGCGCTGATGGGGGAAATGTTCTGGGCTGCCGCAATTTTCTCGGCTTTAG GAGCCACCATCAGCGTGATCATTGACGTGGACGTGCACGCGTCTGTCATCGTCTCGGCGCTCATCGCCACCCTCTACACCCTGGTGGGCGGCCTGTATTCTGTAGCCTACACAGATGTCGTCCAACTCTTCTGCATTTTTGTTGGACTG TGGATCAGTGTCCCCTTTGCACTGTCACATCCTGCAGTCTCTGACATCGGGTTTACGGCTGTGCATACCAAATACCAGGCACCTTGGCTGGGAACCATTGAGCCATTCGAAGTCTACAGTTGGCTCGATAGTTTTCTGTTGTTG ATGCTAGGCGGTATCCCCTGGCAGGCCTACTTCCAGAGGGTCCTCTCGTCCTCCTCAGCCACTTATGCCCAAGTGCTGTCCTTCCTGGCAGCCTTCGGGTGTCTGGTGATGGCTCTTCCAGCTGTGCTCATTGGAGCCATTGGAGCATCCACAG ACTGGAACCAGACTGCATATGGGTTTCCAGATCCCCAAAGTAAAAATGAAGCTGACATGATTTTACCCATCGTTCTGCAGTACCTCTGCCCTGtgtacatttctttctttggtcTTGGGGCAGTTTCTGCGGCTGTTATGTCCTCAgcagattcttccatcttgtcAGCAAGTTCAATGTTTGCTCGGAACATCTACCAGCTTTCCTTCAGACAAAAT GCATCAGACAAGGAAATCGTCTGGGTCATGCGCATCACAGTGTTTGTATTTGGAGcatctgcaacagccatggcCTTGCTGACAAAGACAGTGTATGGGCTGTGGTACCTCAGCTCCGACCTGGTTTACATCATCATCTTCCCACAGCTTCTCTGTGTGCTGTTCATCAAGGGCACCAACACCTACGGGGCCGTGGCAGGTTACGTTTCTGGCCTCTTCCTACGAGTAACTGGAGGGGAGCCCTACCTGTATCTGCAGCCCCTGATCCTCTACCCTGGCTACTATGCGGATAAGAATGGCATCTATAATCAGCGGTTCCCGTTTAAGACACTCGCCATGGTGTCCTCATTCCTGGCCAACATTGGCATCTCTTATCTAGCCAAATACCTGTTTGAAAGTGGAACCTTGCCACCAAAGTTGGATCTGTTTGATGCCGTGGTTGCCAGGCACAGTGAAGAAAACATGGATAAGACAATTCTggtcaaaaatgaaaatattaaattaaatgaacTTGCACCTGTGAAGCCTCGACAGAGCCTCACGCTGAGCTCAACCTTCACCAATAAAGAGGCCTTGCTTGATGTGGACTCCAGTCCAGAAGGGTCTGGAACTGAGGATAATTTGCAATGA